ACGAGGCACACCAGACAAGCGGTAATTACCACCCTGCATTGCCAAAGCCGCCGTTAAAGGGCGAATAGCTGTACCCGCATTACCCATAAAGAGATCTGCGTTTTGGACCGGGAACTTACCGCCGCAACCTTCAACCACGCAGACTTTGCCTGCTTGATCGATTACGGATAAACCCAACTGACGAAGCGCATTACGCATCACTTGCGTATCGTCAGCATCTAGTAAATTTTTAAGAGTTGTCGTACCTGAAGACAAGGCTGCTAACAACAAGGCGCGATTAGAAATACTTTTTGAACCAGGTAAGACAACTGAGCCTTGTGCTCGCTTGAATGGTCCAATATTGATATCAGGCAAACCGCTCATCAAAGCACATCCAAATCTTGACGCGCTTTACTGGCTTTATTAAATAATTTTTCCAAGCCTGCACCCTCACTATCGGCAATCAATTTACGCATGTGATTGACGATAAGTAGATATTGATCGAGTTCTTTTAGAACGGCTGTGCGATTACCCAAACAAATGTCGCGCCACATCTCAGGACTTGAAGCAGCAATACGTGTGAAATCTTTAAAGCCTGCGCCCACATGACTGAGCTTTTGATCAGCGTCTTCAGAATTTACTACGCTTGCCATCAAAGCATAAGAAAGAATATGCGGCAAATGAGAAACTGCTGCATAGATCGCATCATGCTGTACACAAGAAATCTTTTTCACAACAGAGCCAACGGACTGCCAAAAGCCTTCGATTAAATCCGTATCTTGCGGAGAGTTTTCTTGTAGCGGACAAAGAATTGTTTGCTTGCCATCAAAGAGATCCGCTTTCGCAGCGCTTGCGCCGTGTTGTGCGCCACCTGCGATCGGATGCGCTGGCACAAACTGACAAGCTTTTTTACCTAAGACTTCCTTGGCAGCCAGAATCACATCGCCTTTGGTGCTGCCAGCATCTGTCAGCATGGTCCGAGGCTCTAAGTGTGGCTCAATCACTTCAAAAGCAGCGCGCATCTGCGCAACGGGCACGCACAACACAATCACATCGGATTGTTTTGCCGCCTCAACTAAATCGACTACAGCATCAATCGCACCCATCTTGAGGGCTTGATCTAAATTTGCAGTGCTGCGACCAACACCCAAGACCTTATTAACTACGCCAGCTTTTTTTAGCGCCAAGCCCAAAGAGGCGCCGATCAAACCCACGCCAACAATAGTGACGGTACCGTAATTACTGGATGGATTGATGATGGCCATTACTTGATGAAATTTATCTATTTGTATTGAATTACTGCTTCGCCAAAATATCTTTAAGAGCAGTAATAAAGGCTGCATTTTCTTCAGGCATGCCAATCGAGATACGCAACCATTGAGGCAAGCCATAATTTCCGACTGGGCGCACAATGATGCCGCGCTTCAGCAACTCCAAATTAATGCGAGCACCAGCACCATCATCTTCGCCCACTTTCACCAGTACAAAGTTTCCAGCCGATGGGAGATAAGTCAGGCCAAGCGCATCAAATGCTTCGGTAAGTTGAGTAAATCCAGCGCGATTGAGCTCAAAACCTTGCTGCAAGAAAGCGGAATCCTGAAATGCTGCGATCGCTGCAGCTTGTGCAAGGCTATTCACATTAAATGGCTGACGGATGCGATTCAGCAAATCGGTCAAGGCAGGCTGAGCTACGCCATAGCCAATGCGGAGACCAGCTAAACCGTATGCCTTAGAAAAGCTGCGCGACAAAATCATATTGGGGAAACGCTTCACCCAAGCAATCGCGTCATAACGTTGCTCAGGAGTGAGGTATTCGTTATAAGCCTCATCCAAAACCACGACCACGTCAGCAGGCACGGCAACTAAGAAATTCTCAATCTCTTTGGCACTTAAATAGCTGCCAGTAGGATTATTTGGGTTAGCCACAAATACCAGCTTGGCTTTATTGCCAGCAGCTTTTACCGCTTGCAACATGGTAGGTAAATCGTGGCCATACATTTGCGTAGCGGCTACTTCAACTGCTTTGGCTCCAACAGCTTGAGTGGCTAATGGATAAACAGCAAAAGCATGTTTAGAAAAAATCACTTCGTCGCCAGCTTGCGCAACTGCACGGGCAGCTAATTCCAAGATGTCGTTACTACCATTACCCAGGGTAATCCAATCTGTTGGAACACCTAAGCGCGCTGACAACACATTCTTTAATTCAAAACCATTGGAATCTGGATAACGACCCAAATCACTTGCGGCCTTCAACATTGCATCTTGGGCTGACTTTGGCATGCCCAATGGATTCTCGTTGGAGGCCAGCTTCACAATTTTGCTTTCATCAAGACCATATTCACGCGCAACTTCGCTGATAGGCCGCCCACCAACATATGGCGCTATTGCATGGATGTGCTTTAAACCAATATTGGATTTAGATGTCATGCTGAATGAGGGTATGAGCCAAGGTTCTTATAGAAAGCAGCTGTTGTTTTTAACTCATCCAATGCTTTGGCTACTTTTGCATCCTCAGAGTGTCCCGCTATATCAATATAAAAGTGATATTCCCAAGTACCCTTACGAGCTGGACGAGACTCAAAGCGATTCATGGAAACGCCATGCTTTGCCAAGGGCTCTAATAAGCGATGTACCGCACCCGGTTGGTTGTCCACCGACAGCACTAAAGAGGTTTGATCTTTACCGGTTGGCTGACACTCGTAAGTGCCGACCACCACAAAACGCGTACGGTTATGTGGATCATCTTGAATCTGTGCCGCTACCGCTTGAAGACCATAAGCTTCCTGAGCGGGATCCCCAGCAATTGCTGCGAGCGTTGGGTCAATCGAGGCCATGCGAGCCGCCTCAGCATTACTGCTGACTGCCTGCCGCTTTAATTGTGGTGCATGCACACTTAACCATTGCTGACATTGAGCCAAAGCTTGAGCATGAGCGCAAACAGTAGTCACCCCATCTAAGTTGCCACTCTTCGTTAAAAGATGGTGGCGAATCGGTAGTACGA
The genomic region above belongs to Polynucleobacter sp. AP-Ainpum-60-G11 and contains:
- a CDS encoding prephenate dehydrogenase/arogenate dehydrogenase family protein, which encodes MAIINPSSNYGTVTIVGVGLIGASLGLALKKAGVVNKVLGVGRSTANLDQALKMGAIDAVVDLVEAAKQSDVIVLCVPVAQMRAAFEVIEPHLEPRTMLTDAGSTKGDVILAAKEVLGKKACQFVPAHPIAGGAQHGASAAKADLFDGKQTILCPLQENSPQDTDLIEGFWQSVGSVVKKISCVQHDAIYAAVSHLPHILSYALMASVVNSEDADQKLSHVGAGFKDFTRIAASSPEMWRDICLGNRTAVLKELDQYLLIVNHMRKLIADSEGAGLEKLFNKASKARQDLDVL
- the hisC gene encoding histidinol-phosphate transaminase encodes the protein MTSKSNIGLKHIHAIAPYVGGRPISEVAREYGLDESKIVKLASNENPLGMPKSAQDAMLKAASDLGRYPDSNGFELKNVLSARLGVPTDWITLGNGSNDILELAARAVAQAGDEVIFSKHAFAVYPLATQAVGAKAVEVAATQMYGHDLPTMLQAVKAAGNKAKLVFVANPNNPTGSYLSAKEIENFLVAVPADVVVVLDEAYNEYLTPEQRYDAIAWVKRFPNMILSRSFSKAYGLAGLRIGYGVAQPALTDLLNRIRQPFNVNSLAQAAAIAAFQDSAFLQQGFELNRAGFTQLTEAFDALGLTYLPSAGNFVLVKVGEDDGAGARINLELLKRGIIVRPVGNYGLPQWLRISIGMPEENAAFITALKDILAKQ
- the pheA gene encoding prephenate dehydratase, whose protein sequence is MSSKDQSTEEQRLAPIREKIDALDAQILDLLSQRAKAAQEVGHIKGGFSSPVFRPERERQVVARLQELSKGPLLPDGIAAIWREVMSACRALEARQTIAYLGPVGTFSEQAAQTYFGHSIAGLPCNSLDEVFKAVEKGAAQFGVVPVENSSEGAISRTLDLLLDSPMRISGEVVLPIRHHLLTKSGNLDGVTTVCAHAQALAQCQQWLSVHAPQLKRQAVSSNAEAARMASIDPTLAAIAGDPAQEAYGLQAVAAQIQDDPHNRTRFVVVGTYECQPTGKDQTSLVLSVDNQPGAVHRLLEPLAKHGVSMNRFESRPARKGTWEYHFYIDIAGHSEDAKVAKALDELKTTAAFYKNLGSYPHSA